Part of the Pseudomonadota bacterium genome is shown below.
GACGCGTTCGATCTCACGGTGCTGCGGATCAAGGACCGGTTTCCCGACGCGCGGCTCGAGGGGGTGTACGTCGAGAAGATGTGCCCGCGCGGCCGCGAGGTCGTCCTCGGCATGGAGCGCGATCCCCACTTCGGCCCGATGCTGATGTTCGGCCTGGGCGGCATCTTCGTGGAGGTGATGGAGGACGTCGCCTGCCACCTGGCGCCCATCACCGCGGAAGAGGCGCAGCAGATGCTGCGCTCCACGCGCTCGTACGGCATCCTGACCGGGAGCGGCGACGAGAACGTCGACCTCGACGCCATCGCCACCGGGCTGCAGCGCGTGAGCCAGCTCGCCACGGACTTCCCGCAGGTCGCCGAGCTCGAGATCAACCCGCTCGTCGTCGGGAAGCAGGGGACGGCGCCGGTGGTCGCCGGCGCGCGGATGTCCCTGCGTCGAGCGCCGGAGGAGCATTGATGCGGTCGCGGTCGATCACCGACATCCCCAGGCCGGCCCACGATCCCGGCTGGCAGGACACGTACGCGCACATGATCGCGACGGCGAAAGACGCCATCGCGCGCGTCCGCCCGGGCCAGCGCGTGTTCATCGGGACCGGGTGCGCGCAGCCGCAGGAGCTCGTCCAGGCGCTCACCCTGCGCTCGTCGGAGCTGCCGGACACGGAGATCGTCCACCTCCTGACGATCGGCGAGGCGCCGTACGCGCACAAGAAGCTGAGCCACTCGTTCACGGTCAACAGCTTCTTCATCGCCGACAACGTGAGGGACTTCATCCAGGAGGGTCTCGGCAGCTACACCCCGATCTTCCTGTCGGACATCCCGCGGCTGTTCCGATCCGGCCAGATGCCGCTCGACGTCGCGCTCATCCAGGTCACCCCCCCCGACGAGCGCGGCATGTGCTCCCTCGGGATCTCGGTCGACATCGTCAAGAGCGCGGCGGAGAACGCCGGGCTCGTGATCGCCCAGGTGAACCCCGCGATGCCGCGCACCCACGGCGACAGCTCGCTGCACGTGTACGACATCGACGTGCTCGTCCCGACCGACGCGCCGCTCATCGAGTTCACGCCGAAGGCGCCGACGGAGATCACGCGGCGGATCGGCGGGTTCGTCGCCTCGCTGGTCGAGGACGGCGCGACCATGGAGCTCGGCATCGGCTCGATCCCGCACTCGGTGCTCGAGTTCCTGGGCGACAGGAAGGATCTCGGCATCCACACGGAGATGTTGACCGACTCGGTCATCGACCTCATCGAGAGCGGCGTCATCAACGGCGCGCGGAAGTCCATCGACCGCGGCAAGGTCGTGGCGAGCTTCTGCATGGGATCGCGGCGGCTCTATTCGTACATCCACGACAACCCCGTCTTCGCGTTCCACCCGACCGAGTACGTGAACGACCCGTTCCTCATCGGACGTCAGGCGAAGATGGTCGCGATCAACGTGGCGCTCGAGGTCGATCTCACGGGCCAGGTGTGCGCCGACTCGCTCGGAGACAGGTTCTTCTCCGGAATCGGCGGGCAGGTGGACTTCAACCGGGGCGCCGCCCACTCCGCCGGCGGAAAGGCGATCATCGCGATGCCGTCCACGGCGCGCGACGGGACCATCTCCCGCATCGTCTCCCGCCTGAGCCCCGGGGCCGGAGTCGTCACGACCCGCGGCGACGTCCACTACGTGGTCACCGAGCACGGCGTCGCGTACCTCCACGGGAAGAGCGTCCAGGAACGCGCGCTCGCGCTGATCGCGATCGCGGATCCCGCATACCGGCCGCGGCTCCTGCGGGAAGCCATCGACCTCAAGTACGTGCGCTCCGAGATGGCGGACGTGGAGGGACGGATCATCGTCGGCCCGCAGGATCTCAGGACGAAGGTGCTCCTCGAGGACGGGACACAGGTGAGCATCCGGCCGATGCACCCGACGGACGAGATGCCGATGAAGGAGCTCTTCTACGCGCTGTCGCAGCAGAGCGTCTACTACCGCTTCATGTCGCACCTGAAGCGCTTCCCGCAGAAGCAGCTCCAGAACTTCGTCTTCATCGACCACCGGAACGAAGTGGCGTTCGTCGCCACCGTGCCGGAGGCGCACGGCGACGAGATCATCGCCACGGGCGGGTACTTCCTCGACCCGATGACCAACCGCGCCGAGGTCGCGTTCGTCGTGCGCGACTCGTGGCACAGCCGCGGGATCGGCACGTTCCTGATGCGCTACCTCACGACCGTCGCGAGGCGCAACGGCATCGCCGGCTTCACGGCGGAGGTGCTCCGGCAGAACAAGGCGATGCAGACGGTCCTGCACAACTGCGGCTGCAAGGTGAAGAGCCGGCTCGTCGGCGACGTGTACCACTTCGATCTCGACTTCCATTGATGTTGCCATGGAGGCTCCCCGTGGACGGTACGACGCTGAAAGAACTCGCTGAACGACGCGCCTCGGTGCGCTCCGCCGCGTCCGACGTCGGCGCGCGGCTCGACGGGCGCATCCGCGAGCTCCTCGGGCGCAGGATGCCCGGCGCGGAGGACGACACGGTGCTCGCCCTCCTCGACGGCGAGACCGCGCGCGTCGCGCGGCGCACCGGGTGGAGCTCCCTCGTCGTCAGGACGAACGCCGACGCGACGCGGGCTTCCGTGTACGTCGGGCCGAAGCTCCTCGACGAGGCGATCCTCCCGAGATCGGACGGCGCGACGGACTCCCCTGCGACGCGCGCCGCCCTTGTCCTCCGCTGGTTCGCGGATCGCGGCCTGCGGTTCTCCGAGCTCTCCGGGATCGCCGCGGCGGGCGGCTACCTCTCGGCGGTCCCCCCCGGCACCTACCGCCTGTGTGAAGACATGGTCTCGGATCTCGATCACGGCGCGCTCGCCCACCCGGCGAACCTCGCGATCCCGACCGCGCTCCTGCTCGCCGCCGAGATCGGCCCCGACGCCCTCCGCACGACCACGGATCCGCGCTCGAGCGGTCTCGTCGACGCGGCAGAGCGGCTCGTGCTGTCGTCGCGGTTGAGATCGCGCGGCGAGACGGCCCACGTCGCGAGCCTCCGGGCCGCGGCGAGCCTCGTCGCGAACGCGATGGGGGCGCCGCTCGCGGAGCTGACGATCATCGCCGCCCACCTCGGCCCCGAGTCTTCCGCGGCGCGCATCGCGGGCGGCCGGTTCGAGCGCTTGGCCCCGAGCTTCGGCGCGCTGCCCGGCGCGGCGTCCTCGGGCGCGCTTCCCCTCGCGGAGCTGCTCCTCGGCCTCGCGAGCCACGACCTTCGATCCGACGAGATCGCCGCCGAGGTGCTCTCGGGAGGGGGCGGCCTCGCGATCTTCGCCGGCGCCTCCGACGAGGGCCGGAAGGCGTGGGTCGGCCCGGCGTTCGCCCGCGAGGCGGCGGCGGGCGTCCTCGCGCTCGCTGCGGGGGGGGCGCCGGTCGACGCGGTGGTGCTCACCGGCGAGCTCGTCGAGGACGCGGCGATCGCCGCGGCGGTCGTGAACAACATCCCGCTGGACGCGCCCATCGTGTGCGTGCCGGGCACGCTGGAGACGAGCGCGCTCTGCGCCGGGCTTCTTCGGGCGTGCGCCGATCCGACCGCCGCGGCGGACTACGTCGCGATCCGCGATCGCACCGCCGCCGAGCGCGCCGAGCAGGACCGCGCCCTCGACGCCGCGCTCTTCGGCGCGGAGCGTGCGCAGCGCGCCGTGCCGAGGCGCCGCGCGTGCTCCGTGAACGACATCATCCTCGCCGCCTCGGGGAAGGACGGCGACGCGCTGCCCGTGATCGCCATCGCGGGCGCGGACAACGAGGAGGCCCTGCTCGCGTCCAAGCTCGCCAACAACGAGGGCGGGGTGCGCCTCGCGCGGTTCCTGCTGGTCGGCCCGTACGGATCGATCTCCGACCTCGCCTGGGAGCTCGACGTCCCGATCGACGAGGAGAACTACTTCGTCGTCGACTCGCAGCGCCCGGTGGACACGGCGGTCGCGCTGTACGCGGACGGCGTCGCGGACATCGTCATGAAGGGCGCGGTCACCACGGCGGAGCTCCTCAAGGGCTACTTCTCCGGGCTGAAGGCCCGGGGGCTCGCCCGGCCCGGCCTGAAGCTGAGCCACATCGGGCTCTTCGACGTCCCCGGCCGCTCCAAGCTGATCGCCATCGCGGACGCGGCGCTGAACCCGGACCCGGATCTGGATCTGCGCGCCGTGATCCTCGAGAACTCGCTCGTCGCGCTCCGGGCGCTCGGCATCGATCGGCCGAAGGTCGCCGTGATCTCCGCGACGGAGAAGCCGAGCGACAAGGTGCTGTCCTCCATCGAGGGAAGGAAGATCGCGGAGCGGTTCGAGGGCCGCACGGATCTCATCGTCGAGGGCCCGATCTCCGTGGATCTCGCCCTCTCCCCCGATGCGGCGCGCGAGAAGCACTACGGCGGCCTCATCCGGGGCGACGCGGATCTGCTGCTCGTGCCGACGATAGACGTGGGGAACGCGATCTACAAGTCCCTGACCGTGGCGGGCGGGGCCACGACCGCGGGCGCGGTCATCGGCGGCGCGGCGCCCATCATCCTCACCTCGCGGGGTGACAGCGCGAGATCGAAGCTCTCGTCGATCGCGTTCGCAATCGTGCTCGCGAGGCGATCCGCACAGGAGGCGAACCGATGAGCGACCTTTCCCTCAAGGAGAAGCTCGGCGCCCGGCTCCACGTCGCGCCGCCGTCGTCCCTCTCCGAAGGCGCGCTCTTTTCCGACGAGCGAGGCTGGTCGGAGTTCCTCGCGGCGACGGCGAAGGAGCCGGACGCCTTCTTCCTGCGGCTCGCGGGCGAGCTCGCGTGGCGTGCGGCCCCGGCTTCGTCGGGCGCGCCGGGCGACTGGTTTCCTGGCGGCGAGCTGAACCTCGCCGAGGTCTGCCTCAAGGCGGGCGACGCCGAGGCGGCCTGCCTCCTGTGGCCCGGTGCCGACGGGCAGATCCGCTCCTGGACCCGGGCGCAGCTCGGCGAGCGCGTCGGGGAGCTCGCGGCGCGGGTCCGCGCCCTCGGGCTCGTCGCGGGCGATCGGGTCGAGGTGCTCTCCGCGGGCGGTCCGGATTTCGCGGTCGCCCTGCTGGCCTGCTTCAGCCTCGGGCTCGTCGCACAGCCGTCCGGCC
Proteins encoded:
- a CDS encoding phosphate acyltransferase translates to MDGTTLKELAERRASVRSAASDVGARLDGRIRELLGRRMPGAEDDTVLALLDGETARVARRTGWSSLVVRTNADATRASVYVGPKLLDEAILPRSDGATDSPATRAALVLRWFADRGLRFSELSGIAAAGGYLSAVPPGTYRLCEDMVSDLDHGALAHPANLAIPTALLLAAEIGPDALRTTTDPRSSGLVDAAERLVLSSRLRSRGETAHVASLRAAASLVANAMGAPLAELTIIAAHLGPESSAARIAGGRFERLAPSFGALPGAASSGALPLAELLLGLASHDLRSDEIAAEVLSGGGGLAIFAGASDEGRKAWVGPAFAREAAAGVLALAAGGAPVDAVVLTGELVEDAAIAAAVVNNIPLDAPIVCVPGTLETSALCAGLLRACADPTAAADYVAIRDRTAAERAEQDRALDAALFGAERAQRAVPRRRACSVNDIILAASGKDGDALPVIAIAGADNEEALLASKLANNEGGVRLARFLLVGPYGSISDLAWELDVPIDEENYFVVDSQRPVDTAVALYADGVADIVMKGAVTTAELLKGYFSGLKARGLARPGLKLSHIGLFDVPGRSKLIAIADAALNPDPDLDLRAVILENSLVALRALGIDRPKVAVISATEKPSDKVLSSIEGRKIAERFEGRTDLIVEGPISVDLALSPDAAREKHYGGLIRGDADLLLVPTIDVGNAIYKSLTVAGGATTAGAVIGGAAPIILTSRGDSARSKLSSIAFAIVLARRSAQEANR
- a CDS encoding GNAT family N-acetyltransferase, which produces MRSRSITDIPRPAHDPGWQDTYAHMIATAKDAIARVRPGQRVFIGTGCAQPQELVQALTLRSSELPDTEIVHLLTIGEAPYAHKKLSHSFTVNSFFIADNVRDFIQEGLGSYTPIFLSDIPRLFRSGQMPLDVALIQVTPPDERGMCSLGISVDIVKSAAENAGLVIAQVNPAMPRTHGDSSLHVYDIDVLVPTDAPLIEFTPKAPTEITRRIGGFVASLVEDGATMELGIGSIPHSVLEFLGDRKDLGIHTEMLTDSVIDLIESGVINGARKSIDRGKVVASFCMGSRRLYSYIHDNPVFAFHPTEYVNDPFLIGRQAKMVAINVALEVDLTGQVCADSLGDRFFSGIGGQVDFNRGAAHSAGGKAIIAMPSTARDGTISRIVSRLSPGAGVVTTRGDVHYVVTEHGVAYLHGKSVQERALALIAIADPAYRPRLLREAIDLKYVRSEMADVEGRIIVGPQDLRTKVLLEDGTQVSIRPMHPTDEMPMKELFYALSQQSVYYRFMSHLKRFPQKQLQNFVFIDHRNEVAFVATVPEAHGDEIIATGGYFLDPMTNRAEVAFVVRDSWHSRGIGTFLMRYLTTVARRNGIAGFTAEVLRQNKAMQTVLHNCGCKVKSRLVGDVYHFDLDFH
- a CDS encoding AMP-binding protein; translated protein: MSDLSLKEKLGARLHVAPPSSLSEGALFSDERGWSEFLAATAKEPDAFFLRLAGELAWRAAPASSGAPGDWFPGGELNLAEVCLKAGDAEAACLLWPGADGQIRSWTRAQLGERVGELAARVRALGLVAGDRVEVLSAGGPDFAVALLACFSLGLVAQPSG